Proteins encoded by one window of Colletes latitarsis isolate SP2378_abdomen chromosome 5, iyColLati1, whole genome shotgun sequence:
- the Cul4 gene encoding cullin 4 isoform X1, translated as MSRLGGTQVLATVQVKKTAADHAAVVNFSAAKRSKLSAVAITEINEIENMTDTAAATTDTQKRANFSALTVGNPNGVNKISPSLASAKPGTTRKLVIKNFKNKPKLPENYQEQTWEKLQEAVIAIQTSKSIRYSLEELYQAVENMCNHKMASTLYTKLTRLTEAHVQANIEQFLAESMDRHIFLKKMNECWQSHCRQMIMIRSIFLYLDRTYVLQNPSILSIWDMGLHLFRVYIVLNNLVQTRTVEGLLMLIQKERQGDTVDRTLLKSLLRMLSDLQIYQDAFETKFLVATERLYAAEGQRLMNEHDVPEYLAHVDKRLQEENERLLHYLDASTKWSLIHTVEKQLLSEHITSILQKGLSGLLDENRISDLSLLYNLYSRVKNGLVELCLNFNSYIKKKGKTIVIDPEKDKTMVQELLDFKDKMDNIVNTCFHRNEKFANSLKEAFEAFINQRANKPAELIAKFVDCKLRAGNKEATEEELERLLDKIMVLFRFIHGKDVFEAFYKKDLAKRLLVGKSASVDAEKSMLSKLKQECGGGFTSKLEGMFKDMELSKDINIAFKQYSGNLQNELSASNLDLTVSILTMGYWPTYPVMEVTLPPEMVQYQDVFNKFYLGKHSGRKLQWQPTLGHCVLKAWFNQGNKELQVSLFQALVLIMFNDSDNLSLEDIKAATNIEDGELRRTLQSLACGKARVLQKNPRGRDVADNDRFVFNADFTNKLFRIKINQIQMKETNEEQKATEERVYQDRQYQIDAAIVRIMKMRKTLTHNLLISELYNQLKFPVKPADLKKRIESLIDRDYMERDKDNANEYNYVA; from the exons ATGTCTAGGCTCGGAGGaactcaggttctggccacAGTACAGGTGAAGAAGACGGCCGCTGATCACGCAGCGGTGGTAAACTTCAGTGCTGCAAAGCGCAGCAAACTGTCCGCCGTTGCGATCACGGAGATCAACGAGATCGAAAACATGACGGATACTGCCGCGGCCACGACCGATACTCAGAAGAGGGCCAATTTTTCGGCGTTGACCGTCGGAAATCCGAACGGCGTCAACAAGATTTCACCGAGTCTGGCGAGCGCGAAGCCAGGCACAACCAGAAAGCTCGTCATCAAAAACTTTAAAA atAAACCAAAATTGCCAGAAAATTATCAAGAGCAAACATGGGAGAAATTGCAAGAAGCTGTAATTgcaatacaaaccagcaaaagtattcgttattcgttgGAAGAGCTTTATCAAGCAGTTGAAAATATGTGTAATCATAAAATGGCATCTACATTGTACACAAAACTCACAAGGTTAACAGAAGCTCATGTTCAGGCTAACATAGAACAGTTCTTGGCAGAATCTATGGATAGGCATATATTCTTAAAAAAAATGAACGAATGTTGGCAGTCGCATTGTAGACAAATGATTATGATTAGGAGTATTTTTCTATACCTGGATAGAACATACGTATTACAAAATCCAAGTATTTTGTCTATATG GGATATGGGATTACATTTGTTTAGAGTATATATCGTTCTAAACAATTTAGTTCAAACACGAACCGTGGAAGGACTACTGATGCTCATACAAAAAGAGCGGCAGGGTGACACAGTAGACAGAACACTTCTTAAGTCATTATTACGAATGTTATCAGATTTACAAATTTACCAAGATGCCTTTGAAACTAA ATTTCTGGTAGCTACGGAAAGACTGTACGCTGCCGAGGGTCAGCGATTGATGAACGAACACGATGTTCCTGAGTACTTAGCACACGTGGACAAACGATTACAGGAAGAAAATGAACGTTTGTTACACTATCTCGATGCGTCTACCAA GTGGTCACTTATACATACAGTGGAAAAACAATTGCTTTCTGAACATATTACTAGCATTTTGCAAAAAGGATTAAGTGGTTTGTTGGATGAAAATAGAATTAGTGATTTATCTTtactttataatttatatagtCGAGTGAAAAATGGCCTTGTAGAACTTTGTTTGAATTTCAATTCTTATATAAAG aagAAAGGTAAAACCATAGTCATAGATCCAGAGAAAGATAAGACTATGGTTCAAGAGCTTTTAGATTTCAAAGATAAAATGGACAATATAGTTAATACATGTTTTCATAGAAACGAGAAATTTGCAAATAGTTTAAAAGAAGCTTTTGAAGCTTTCATTAATCAACGAGCAAACAAACCAGCCGAATTAATAG CAAAATTTGTTGACTGCAAGTTGAGAGCAGGTAACAAAGAAGCGACTGAAGAAGAGTTAGAAAGATTATTAGATAAAATTATGGTACTGTTTAGATTTATACACGGAAAAGATGTATTTGAAGCTTTTTACAAAAAGGATTTAGCCAAACGTTTATTAGTGGGTAAATCAGCTTCTGTAGATGCTGAGAAATCCATGTTGTCAAAATTGAAACAAGAATGTGGGGGTGGCTTTACTAGTAAATTGGAAGGAATGTTCAAAGATATGGAACTCAGCAAAGATATTAATATTGCTTTTAAACAA TACTCAGGAAATCTGCAAAATGAATTGTCTGCTAGTAATTTGGATTTAACTGTATCAATACTTACAATGGGTTACTGGCCAACATATCCTGTAATGGAAGTAACATTACCACCAGAAATGGTTCAGTATCAAgatgtatttaataaattttatttgggAAAGCATAGTGGTAGGAAGTTGCAGTGGCAACCTACTCTGGGACATTGTGTATTGAAAGCTTGGTTTAATCAG ggtAACAAAGAGCTTCAAGTATCACTGTTTCAAGCATTGGTATTAATTATGTTTAACGATTCTGACAATTTATCTCTGGAAGATATAAAGGCAGCTACGAATATAGAAGATGGTGAACTTAGGAGAACTTTACAATCGTTAGCCTGTGGAAAAGCTAGAGTACTGCAAAAGAATCCACGGGGGAGAGATGTTGCAGACAATGATAGATTTGTATTTAATGCAGATTTTACAAACAAATTGTTCAGAATCAAGATAAACCAAATTCAAATGAAAGAAAcg AACGAAGAACAAAAAGCTACAGAAGAAAGAGTCTACCAGGACAGGCAGTATCAAATAGATGCGGCTATTGTCAGAATtatgaaaatgagaaaaacgcttACGCACAATTTGTTGATTAGTGAACTATATAATCAATTGAAGTTCCCTGTAAAA cCTGCTGATTTAAAAAAGCGAATCGAGTCCCTTATCGATAGGGATTACATGGAGCGGGATAAAGATAATGCAAACGAGTACAACTATGTTGCGTAA
- the Ak2 gene encoding adenylate kinase 2, with product MAPRTEAAAKEQGELPKEVPHRGINAVLLGPPGSGKGTQAPLFKQRYCVCHLSTGDMLRTEITSGSAMGAELKKIMDEGKLVSDDVVVKMIDHNLNKPECKRGFLLDGFPRSVSQAQKLDDMLKKRKTKLDAVIEFGIDDNLLIKRITGRLTHPPSGRSYHEEFAPPKVPMKDDVTGEPLVKRSDDNADALKKRLTTYHTQTQPLVDYYALQGIHYYVNAAQSSKNVFKDIDRIFLRSIKQDEKKSFFSRFF from the exons ATGGCTCCGCGAACGGAAGCAGCAGCAAAGGAACAGGGTGAATTACCAAAAGAAGTACCACATAGAGGTATTAATGCAGTTTTATTGGGACCACCTGGTAGTGGTAAAGGTACACAG GCCCCCCTATTCAAGCAACGATATTGTGTGTGTCATCTATCTACAGGCGATATGCTCAGAACAGAGATTACTTCTGGATCTGCTATGGGAGCAGAACTTAAAAAAATAATGGATGAAGGTAAACTGGTCAGTGATGATGTTGTTGTTAAAATGATTGATCACAATTTAAACAAGCCCGAGTGCAAACGAGGTTTCTTATTGGATGGTTTTCCAAGAAGCGTTTCTCAAGCTCAAAAA CTAGATGATATGCTAAAGAAGAGGAAAACTAAATTGGATGCTGTAATAGAGTTTGGCATTGATGATAATTTGCTGATAAAAAGAATTACAGGTCGTCTAACACATCCTCCAAGTGGTAGATCATATCATGAAGAATTTGCTCCACCTAAGGTTCCTATGAAAGATGAT GTCACTGGAGAACCATTGGTAAAAAGATCAGATGACAATGCAGATGCATTGAAAAAACGTTTAACAACATATCATACACAAACTCAACCATTAGTTGATTATTATGCTCTACAAGGGATTCATTACTATGTTAATGCAGCTCAATCAAGTAAAAATGTCTTCAAAGATATAGATCGTATATTTCTAAGATCGATTAAGCAAGATGAAAAGAAAAGTTTCTTTAgtcgatttttttaa
- the Cul4 gene encoding cullin 4 isoform X2, with amino-acid sequence MDKRLEDVLFLFFMRFPEVPYLRQLYKPKLPENYQEQTWEKLQEAVIAIQTSKSIRYSLEELYQAVENMCNHKMASTLYTKLTRLTEAHVQANIEQFLAESMDRHIFLKKMNECWQSHCRQMIMIRSIFLYLDRTYVLQNPSILSIWDMGLHLFRVYIVLNNLVQTRTVEGLLMLIQKERQGDTVDRTLLKSLLRMLSDLQIYQDAFETKFLVATERLYAAEGQRLMNEHDVPEYLAHVDKRLQEENERLLHYLDASTKWSLIHTVEKQLLSEHITSILQKGLSGLLDENRISDLSLLYNLYSRVKNGLVELCLNFNSYIKKKGKTIVIDPEKDKTMVQELLDFKDKMDNIVNTCFHRNEKFANSLKEAFEAFINQRANKPAELIAKFVDCKLRAGNKEATEEELERLLDKIMVLFRFIHGKDVFEAFYKKDLAKRLLVGKSASVDAEKSMLSKLKQECGGGFTSKLEGMFKDMELSKDINIAFKQYSGNLQNELSASNLDLTVSILTMGYWPTYPVMEVTLPPEMVQYQDVFNKFYLGKHSGRKLQWQPTLGHCVLKAWFNQGNKELQVSLFQALVLIMFNDSDNLSLEDIKAATNIEDGELRRTLQSLACGKARVLQKNPRGRDVADNDRFVFNADFTNKLFRIKINQIQMKETNEEQKATEERVYQDRQYQIDAAIVRIMKMRKTLTHNLLISELYNQLKFPVKPADLKKRIESLIDRDYMERDKDNANEYNYVA; translated from the exons ATGGATAAACGTCTTGAAGATGTATTATTTCTCTTTTTTATGCGGTTTCCAGAAGTTCCGTATCTGCGTCAATTAT atAAACCAAAATTGCCAGAAAATTATCAAGAGCAAACATGGGAGAAATTGCAAGAAGCTGTAATTgcaatacaaaccagcaaaagtattcgttattcgttgGAAGAGCTTTATCAAGCAGTTGAAAATATGTGTAATCATAAAATGGCATCTACATTGTACACAAAACTCACAAGGTTAACAGAAGCTCATGTTCAGGCTAACATAGAACAGTTCTTGGCAGAATCTATGGATAGGCATATATTCTTAAAAAAAATGAACGAATGTTGGCAGTCGCATTGTAGACAAATGATTATGATTAGGAGTATTTTTCTATACCTGGATAGAACATACGTATTACAAAATCCAAGTATTTTGTCTATATG GGATATGGGATTACATTTGTTTAGAGTATATATCGTTCTAAACAATTTAGTTCAAACACGAACCGTGGAAGGACTACTGATGCTCATACAAAAAGAGCGGCAGGGTGACACAGTAGACAGAACACTTCTTAAGTCATTATTACGAATGTTATCAGATTTACAAATTTACCAAGATGCCTTTGAAACTAA ATTTCTGGTAGCTACGGAAAGACTGTACGCTGCCGAGGGTCAGCGATTGATGAACGAACACGATGTTCCTGAGTACTTAGCACACGTGGACAAACGATTACAGGAAGAAAATGAACGTTTGTTACACTATCTCGATGCGTCTACCAA GTGGTCACTTATACATACAGTGGAAAAACAATTGCTTTCTGAACATATTACTAGCATTTTGCAAAAAGGATTAAGTGGTTTGTTGGATGAAAATAGAATTAGTGATTTATCTTtactttataatttatatagtCGAGTGAAAAATGGCCTTGTAGAACTTTGTTTGAATTTCAATTCTTATATAAAG aagAAAGGTAAAACCATAGTCATAGATCCAGAGAAAGATAAGACTATGGTTCAAGAGCTTTTAGATTTCAAAGATAAAATGGACAATATAGTTAATACATGTTTTCATAGAAACGAGAAATTTGCAAATAGTTTAAAAGAAGCTTTTGAAGCTTTCATTAATCAACGAGCAAACAAACCAGCCGAATTAATAG CAAAATTTGTTGACTGCAAGTTGAGAGCAGGTAACAAAGAAGCGACTGAAGAAGAGTTAGAAAGATTATTAGATAAAATTATGGTACTGTTTAGATTTATACACGGAAAAGATGTATTTGAAGCTTTTTACAAAAAGGATTTAGCCAAACGTTTATTAGTGGGTAAATCAGCTTCTGTAGATGCTGAGAAATCCATGTTGTCAAAATTGAAACAAGAATGTGGGGGTGGCTTTACTAGTAAATTGGAAGGAATGTTCAAAGATATGGAACTCAGCAAAGATATTAATATTGCTTTTAAACAA TACTCAGGAAATCTGCAAAATGAATTGTCTGCTAGTAATTTGGATTTAACTGTATCAATACTTACAATGGGTTACTGGCCAACATATCCTGTAATGGAAGTAACATTACCACCAGAAATGGTTCAGTATCAAgatgtatttaataaattttatttgggAAAGCATAGTGGTAGGAAGTTGCAGTGGCAACCTACTCTGGGACATTGTGTATTGAAAGCTTGGTTTAATCAG ggtAACAAAGAGCTTCAAGTATCACTGTTTCAAGCATTGGTATTAATTATGTTTAACGATTCTGACAATTTATCTCTGGAAGATATAAAGGCAGCTACGAATATAGAAGATGGTGAACTTAGGAGAACTTTACAATCGTTAGCCTGTGGAAAAGCTAGAGTACTGCAAAAGAATCCACGGGGGAGAGATGTTGCAGACAATGATAGATTTGTATTTAATGCAGATTTTACAAACAAATTGTTCAGAATCAAGATAAACCAAATTCAAATGAAAGAAAcg AACGAAGAACAAAAAGCTACAGAAGAAAGAGTCTACCAGGACAGGCAGTATCAAATAGATGCGGCTATTGTCAGAATtatgaaaatgagaaaaacgcttACGCACAATTTGTTGATTAGTGAACTATATAATCAATTGAAGTTCCCTGTAAAA cCTGCTGATTTAAAAAAGCGAATCGAGTCCCTTATCGATAGGGATTACATGGAGCGGGATAAAGATAATGCAAACGAGTACAACTATGTTGCGTAA